In Aestuariibaculum lutulentum, one DNA window encodes the following:
- the lpxA gene encoding acyl-ACP--UDP-N-acetylglucosamine O-acyltransferase, whose protein sequence is MNQPLAYVHPGAKIAKNVVIEPFTTIHNNVVIGEGTWIGSNVTIMEGARIGKNCNIFPGAVISAVPQDLKYNDEETTVEIGDNVTIRECVTINRGTTDRMKTVIGNNCLIMAYCHIAHDCVVGDNCIFSNNSTLAGHITVGNYVVLAGMAAVHQFVSIGNHAFVTGGSLVRKDVPPFVKAAREPLSYVGINSVGLRRRGFSTEKIREIQDIYRILYQKNYNNTQAAEIIEAEMEATPERDEILQFIKDSQRGIMKGYFKSN, encoded by the coding sequence ATGAATCAACCTCTTGCATACGTTCATCCAGGAGCTAAAATCGCAAAAAATGTTGTAATCGAGCCGTTTACAACTATCCATAACAATGTAGTTATAGGTGAAGGAACCTGGATAGGAAGTAATGTGACTATTATGGAAGGTGCACGCATCGGAAAAAATTGTAACATCTTTCCTGGTGCGGTTATTTCAGCAGTTCCACAAGATTTAAAATATAACGACGAAGAAACTACTGTAGAAATCGGTGATAACGTAACCATTAGAGAATGTGTTACTATTAACCGTGGAACTACAGATAGAATGAAAACCGTAATCGGGAACAATTGTTTAATCATGGCTTATTGCCATATCGCTCATGATTGTGTTGTAGGAGATAACTGTATATTTTCTAATAACAGTACCTTGGCAGGACATATAACCGTTGGGAATTATGTGGTGTTAGCAGGTATGGCTGCGGTGCATCAATTTGTTTCTATTGGTAATCACGCCTTTGTGACCGGAGGGTCATTAGTACGTAAAGACGTGCCACCGTTTGTTAAAGCAGCAAGAGAGCCGTTATCATATGTTGGGATTAACTCGGTAGGGTTAAGACGTCGTGGTTTTTCAACGGAAAAAATCAGAGAGATACAAGATATTTACAGAATCCTTTATCAAAAGAATTATAACAATACTCAAGCTGCAGAAATTATTGAAGCTGAAATGGAGGCAACACCGGAGCGTGATGAAATCCTTCAGTTTATTAAGGATTCTCAGCGTGGTATTATGAAAGGATACTTTAAATCAAATTAA
- a CDS encoding bifunctional UDP-3-O-[3-hydroxymyristoyl] N-acetylglucosamine deacetylase/3-hydroxyacyl-ACP dehydratase, producing the protein MGIVVTETKQKTIEKEISLTGVGLHTGKDVTLTFKPAPANTGLAFKRVDLEGAPVIEADANYVTNTQRGTCLEKNGVTIQTSEHVLAALIGLDIDNVILELNASEPPIMDGSSKFFVEAIEKAGIVEQDVFREEFVVTDIVAYTDEDSGSEILVMPANQYQITTMVDFGTKVLGTQNATLNQMSDFKEEISTSRTFSFLHEIEMLLEHGLIKGGDLNNAIVYVDKPLSPETMEKLKVAFKKDAIAVKPNGILDNLTLHHPNEAARHKLLDVVGDLALVGTKIRGKVIANKPGHYINTQFAKKLSKIIKNERRNNVPNIDLNQPPLMDVTQIMAMLPHRQPFLLIDKVFELSDQHVTATKNVTMNEDFFRGHFPGAPVMPGVLIVEAMAQTGGILVLSTVPDPENYLTFFMKMDNVKFKQKVSPGDTLIFKCTLITPIRRGICHMQGYAYANGKLCAEAELMAQISKVKND; encoded by the coding sequence ATGGGAATAGTAGTTACTGAAACGAAGCAAAAAACTATAGAGAAAGAAATTTCTTTAACTGGTGTTGGTTTACATACAGGTAAAGACGTTACCTTAACTTTTAAACCAGCTCCTGCTAATACCGGATTAGCATTTAAGCGAGTGGATTTAGAGGGTGCGCCTGTTATTGAAGCTGATGCAAATTATGTTACAAACACCCAAAGAGGGACATGTTTAGAAAAAAACGGAGTTACTATTCAAACTTCAGAGCATGTACTTGCAGCGTTAATTGGTTTAGATATCGATAACGTTATTTTAGAATTAAATGCTTCAGAACCTCCTATTATGGATGGGTCTTCAAAGTTTTTTGTTGAAGCTATCGAAAAAGCAGGTATTGTAGAGCAAGATGTTTTTCGTGAAGAGTTTGTGGTGACCGACATTGTTGCTTATACCGATGAAGATTCAGGAAGCGAAATTCTTGTTATGCCGGCAAATCAGTATCAAATTACTACTATGGTAGATTTCGGCACTAAAGTTTTAGGAACTCAAAATGCCACTTTAAATCAGATGTCTGATTTTAAAGAGGAAATATCTACGTCGAGAACATTTAGTTTTTTACACGAAATAGAAATGCTTTTAGAGCATGGTTTAATTAAAGGGGGGGATTTAAACAATGCTATTGTTTACGTAGACAAACCTTTATCTCCTGAAACAATGGAGAAATTGAAAGTAGCATTCAAGAAAGATGCTATTGCGGTTAAACCAAATGGTATTTTAGACAATTTAACTTTGCATCATCCAAATGAAGCAGCCAGACACAAACTGTTAGATGTTGTTGGTGATTTAGCTTTAGTAGGAACTAAAATTAGAGGTAAGGTTATTGCTAACAAACCAGGACACTATATTAATACACAATTCGCTAAAAAATTATCTAAAATAATTAAAAACGAGCGTCGTAATAATGTACCAAATATCGATTTAAATCAGCCTCCATTAATGGATGTGACTCAGATTATGGCTATGTTACCTCACAGACAGCCGTTCTTATTAATCGATAAAGTTTTCGAACTTAGTGACCAGCACGTAACAGCTACAAAGAATGTGACTATGAATGAGGATTTCTTCAGAGGTCATTTCCCGGGAGCACCTGTTATGCCAGGTGTTTTAATTGTAGAAGCTATGGCCCAGACAGGAGGTATTTTAGTTTTAAGTACAGTTCCGGATCCTGAAAATTATTTAACATTCTTCATGAAAATGGATAATGTTAAATTCAAACAAAAAGTATCTCCAGGAGATACGTTAATATTTAAATGTACGTTAATAACACCTATTAGAAGAGGTATTTGCCATATGCAGGGATATGCGTATGCTAACGGAAAATTATGTGCTGAAGCAGAGCTTATGGCGCAAATTTCAAAGGTGAAAAACGATTAA
- the lpxD gene encoding UDP-3-O-(3-hydroxymyristoyl)glucosamine N-acyltransferase: MKFTAEQIAGILMGDVVGNPDAEVSKLSKIEEGTEGSLTFLANPKYKHYIYTTKASITIVNKTFEPEEEINTTLIKVDDAYLAFSKILEYYNSVKLNKTGIEQPSFIAESSSYGDNIYVGAFSYIGENVTIGNNVKIFPNSYIGDNSVIGDNTIIFSGAKIYSETVIGKNCVINSGSIIGADGFGYAPNEEGGYNKVPQTGNVIIEDYVDVGAATTIDRATLGSTIIRTGVKLDNQIQIAHNVEIGKNTVIAAQTGIAGSTKIGENCVIGGQVGIAGHIIIGNNVKVQAQSGIARKVKDNEVLQGSPAITLSDYNKSYVHFKNLPKIVKNINDLEKNKWE, from the coding sequence GTGAAATTTACAGCAGAACAAATAGCAGGGATTTTAATGGGTGATGTCGTTGGAAATCCTGATGCTGAAGTGTCTAAACTTTCTAAAATAGAGGAAGGAACCGAAGGCTCTTTAACGTTTTTAGCGAATCCAAAATACAAACACTATATCTACACCACAAAGGCTTCAATCACCATAGTTAATAAAACTTTTGAGCCTGAGGAAGAAATTAATACGACGTTAATAAAAGTTGATGATGCTTATCTTGCATTTTCAAAAATTCTCGAATATTACAATTCTGTAAAACTTAATAAAACTGGTATTGAACAACCTTCATTTATAGCTGAATCTTCAAGTTATGGAGATAATATTTATGTAGGAGCATTTTCATATATAGGTGAAAATGTCACTATTGGGAATAATGTTAAGATTTTCCCTAATTCATACATAGGGGATAATTCCGTTATAGGAGATAATACCATTATTTTCTCAGGAGCAAAAATATATTCAGAAACTGTTATTGGTAAGAATTGTGTGATCAATTCAGGTTCTATTATTGGTGCTGATGGATTTGGTTATGCACCTAATGAAGAGGGGGGATACAACAAAGTACCGCAGACAGGAAATGTAATTATTGAAGATTATGTAGATGTTGGTGCGGCCACCACAATAGATAGAGCAACTCTAGGTTCAACCATAATTAGAACGGGAGTTAAGCTAGACAATCAGATTCAGATTGCTCATAATGTCGAGATTGGAAAAAACACCGTTATTGCTGCACAAACCGGAATAGCAGGATCGACCAAAATTGGTGAAAACTGTGTAATTGGAGGTCAGGTTGGTATTGCCGGACATATTATTATTGGTAATAATGTGAAAGTTCAGGCGCAATCTGGAATTGCCAGAAAAGTAAAAGATAACGAAGTGTTACAAGGGTCTCCTGCGATAACACTTAGTGATTATAATAAATCGTACGTTCACTTTAAGAACCTACCTAAGATTGTTAAAAACATTAATGATTTAGAAAAAAATAAATGGGAATAG
- a CDS encoding HD domain-containing protein gives MNKLKILNDPIYGFITIPNSLIFDLIQHKYFQRLRRITQMGMSYTVYPGAHHTRFHHAIGCVHLMQQAVNVLRFKGVTISEEEENGLYIAILLHDIGHGPFSHAMEHSIVNGVSHEQLSLLFMERLNEEFNGSLTLAIEIFKGEYPRAFMCQLISGQFDIDRADYLKRDSFYTGVAEGNVNSERLITMLNVVDDNLVVEEKGIYSVEKFIVARRLMYWQVYLHKTGLVAEQLLIRVLQRAKELYSEGYKLTASKALIYFLENKIKLEDFNENTLNVFAQLDDYDVISAMKEWQFENDFVLSHLCEMIINRNLLTIKLKKKPIKPESLERFLEELMAKYNIGREEASYFVFTGDISNQAYQLKKKSINILHKSGKIQDVVKASDHLNIKALSKPVTKYYICYPKQTT, from the coding sequence TTGAACAAACTTAAAATATTAAACGACCCAATTTACGGATTTATTACTATTCCGAATTCTCTAATATTCGATTTAATTCAGCATAAATATTTTCAGCGTTTACGTAGAATAACCCAAATGGGGATGTCTTATACGGTTTATCCGGGAGCGCATCACACGCGTTTTCATCATGCTATTGGCTGCGTGCATTTAATGCAGCAAGCGGTTAATGTGCTTCGTTTTAAAGGAGTTACAATATCGGAAGAAGAAGAAAACGGACTCTATATAGCAATTTTATTGCATGATATTGGTCATGGGCCATTTTCGCACGCCATGGAACATAGCATTGTGAATGGCGTGTCTCATGAGCAACTTTCATTGCTTTTCATGGAACGTTTAAACGAGGAATTTAACGGAAGTTTAACGTTAGCAATTGAGATTTTTAAAGGAGAATACCCGCGAGCTTTTATGTGTCAGTTAATCTCTGGTCAATTTGATATTGATCGTGCCGATTATTTAAAACGGGATAGTTTTTACACAGGTGTTGCTGAAGGTAATGTGAATAGCGAGCGTTTAATTACGATGCTCAACGTAGTTGATGATAATTTGGTTGTTGAAGAGAAGGGTATTTATAGTGTAGAAAAGTTTATTGTAGCCAGACGGTTAATGTACTGGCAGGTGTATCTTCATAAAACAGGATTGGTTGCCGAACAATTATTGATAAGGGTACTGCAACGTGCTAAAGAGTTATATAGTGAAGGTTATAAATTAACTGCAAGTAAGGCTTTAATCTATTTCTTGGAGAATAAAATTAAACTTGAAGATTTTAATGAAAACACACTTAATGTTTTTGCACAATTAGACGATTATGACGTGATAAGCGCCATGAAGGAATGGCAGTTTGAAAATGATTTTGTATTGAGTCATTTATGTGAAATGATTATCAATAGGAATCTTTTAACCATAAAATTGAAAAAGAAACCCATAAAACCTGAAAGTCTGGAAAGGTTTTTAGAGGAATTAATGGCTAAATATAATATAGGTAGAGAAGAGGCGTCTTATTTTGTTTTTACTGGAGATATTTCAAATCAGGCTTATCAGCTTAAAAAAAAGAGTATAAATATTTTACATAAATCGGGTAAAATTCAGGATGTGGTTAAGGCGTCGGATCATTTAAACATAAAAGCCTTATCAAAACCGGTAACAAAATATTATATATGTTACCCAAAACAAACAACTTAG